A DNA window from Paramormyrops kingsleyae isolate MSU_618 chromosome 10, PKINGS_0.4, whole genome shotgun sequence contains the following coding sequences:
- the LOC140593207 gene encoding uncharacterized protein has translation MRTLPVQGLQDFIHTFGLDSGPRVLLLVPHSPSSPLLQHSPIQGSVPGPCQRVKPPRTSSLAFQLPKYFTTDLLRLSSALESFLNVYMKSRDQAIDTQFHHLSISGLPTQPNTVVRNLGLLVDSDICFDAHIRSITRTAFYHLRNIAKLRKMLSLRDAEKLIHAFITTRLDYCNALLSGCPSGSLNKLQLVQNAAARVLTNTKKFDHITPVLSSLHWLPVKSRIDYKILLLTYKALNGLAPDYLNNLLTTYNPPRLLRSQGAGYLLVPRVERSTAGCRAFSYRAPQLWNVRVSGSLSIFKSRLKTHLFSLA, from the exons ATGCgcacactgccagttcagggCCTGCAGGACTTTATCCACACATTTGGGCTGGATTCTGGTCCAAGAGTCCTTCTCCTGGTTCCACACAGTCCGAGTTCCCCTCTTCTCCAGCACAGCCCTATACAGGGCTCAGTGCCTG GGCCGTGTCAGAGAGTGAAGCCTCCCAGGACATCCTCTCTTGCCTTCCAGCTGCCAAAGTACTTCACCACTGACTTGCTGAGGTTGAGTTCAGCCCTGGAGTCCTTCCTGAATGTCTACATGAAGTCCAGG GATCAGGCCATCGATACCCAG tttcaccacctcagcattagtggccttcctacacaacctaacacagtggttagaaatcttggtcttctagtagattcagatatatgttttgatgctcacataagaagtattactagaactgcgttttatcatctacgaaacatagccaagcttcgtaagatgctctcacttcgtgatgcagaaaaattaatacatgccttcataactaccagactagactactgtaatgccctcctttctggttgcccgtctggttccttaaataaacttcagctggttcaaaatgcggcagccagagttctcacaaacactaaaaaatttgatcacatcacaccagtcttatcctcccttcattggttaccagttaagtctcggattgactataaaatactgctgttaacctataaagcactgaatggccttgcaccagactaccttaataatctgctgaccacatacaatcccccacgcttgcttcgatctcaaggtgcgggatatctgttagtacctagggtagaaagatctacggcaggctgcagagctttctcctatagagctcctcagctgtggaatgtgcgggtttcaggctcactttcaatattcaagtctagactaaaaacacacctgtttagtttagcttaa